The following are encoded together in the Hemicordylus capensis ecotype Gifberg chromosome 4, rHemCap1.1.pri, whole genome shotgun sequence genome:
- the LOC128323295 gene encoding uncharacterized protein LOC128323295 isoform X6, with the protein MAINDAGGERGLARLQRTRAAYVNEGWRSAISRFSPPNDASARHQQRLLQEAPTAAAAEGTQAAAKHAHTYTKGISACAFTLHNIASPSPTRAFPLVPPLAVAAAAGGGHFLLSSD; encoded by the exons ATGGCGATTAATGATGCTGGGGGCGAGCGCGGATTGGCCCGGCTCCAGCGGACTCGGGCTGCATATGTAAATGAGGGATGGCGCTCAGCAATTAGCCGCTTCAGTCCGCCAAATGATGCGTCTGCCCGGCACCAGCAGCGCCTCCTGCAAGAGGCAccgactgcagcagcagcagaagggacaCAGGCGGCAGcaaaacacgcacacacatacaccaaagGGATCTCTGCGTGTGCATTCACTTTACACAACATAG CTTCTCCCTCGCCAACAAGAGCCTTCCCGTTGGTGCCGCCGctcgctgttgctgctgctgctggtggtggtcacTTCCTGTTGTCCAGTG ACTAG
- the LOC128323295 gene encoding uncharacterized protein LOC128323295 isoform X5, with the protein MAINDAGGERGLARLQRTRAAYVNEGWRSAISRFSPPNDASARHQQRLLQEAPTAAAAEGTQAAAKHAHTYTKGISACAFTLHNIASPSPTRAFPLVPPLAVAAAAGGGHFLLSSGSRQLKVLPARLGHHQQIAYVLGMVGWGSPFDAISHQEGRGKR; encoded by the exons ATGGCGATTAATGATGCTGGGGGCGAGCGCGGATTGGCCCGGCTCCAGCGGACTCGGGCTGCATATGTAAATGAGGGATGGCGCTCAGCAATTAGCCGCTTCAGTCCGCCAAATGATGCGTCTGCCCGGCACCAGCAGCGCCTCCTGCAAGAGGCAccgactgcagcagcagcagaagggacaCAGGCGGCAGcaaaacacgcacacacatacaccaaagGGATCTCTGCGTGTGCATTCACTTTACACAACATAG CTTCTCCCTCGCCAACAAGAGCCTTCCCGTTGGTGCCGCCGctcgctgttgctgctgctgctggtggtggtcacTTCCTGTTGTCCAGTG GTTCAAGACAGCTGAAAGTTTTGCCAGCTCGGTTGGGTCATCACCAGCAGATCGCTTATGTGTTAGGGATGGTTGGCTGGGGGAGCCCATTCGATGCTATTTCCCaccaagaagggagggggaagagatag
- the LOC128323295 gene encoding uncharacterized protein LOC128323295 isoform X3, with protein sequence MAINDAGGERGLARLQRTRAAYVNEGWRSAISRFSPPNDASARHQQRLLQEAPTAAAAEGTQAAAKHAHTYTKGISACAFTLHNIASPSPTRAFPLVPPLAVAAAAGGGHFLLSSGRKFSSSLRCRLGSRQLKVLPARLGHHQQIAYVLGMVGWGSPFDAISHQEGRGKR encoded by the exons ATGGCGATTAATGATGCTGGGGGCGAGCGCGGATTGGCCCGGCTCCAGCGGACTCGGGCTGCATATGTAAATGAGGGATGGCGCTCAGCAATTAGCCGCTTCAGTCCGCCAAATGATGCGTCTGCCCGGCACCAGCAGCGCCTCCTGCAAGAGGCAccgactgcagcagcagcagaagggacaCAGGCGGCAGcaaaacacgcacacacatacaccaaagGGATCTCTGCGTGTGCATTCACTTTACACAACATAG CTTCTCCCTCGCCAACAAGAGCCTTCCCGTTGGTGCCGCCGctcgctgttgctgctgctgctggtggtggtcacTTCCTGTTGTCCAGTGGTAGGaagttttcttcctctctccgaTGCAG ACTAGGTTCAAGACAGCTGAAAGTTTTGCCAGCTCGGTTGGGTCATCACCAGCAGATCGCTTATGTGTTAGGGATGGTTGGCTGGGGGAGCCCATTCGATGCTATTTCCCaccaagaagggagggggaagagatag
- the LOC128323295 gene encoding uncharacterized protein LOC128323295 isoform X4, whose protein sequence is MPSVIPVIYFSLANKSLPVGAAARCCCCCWWWSLPVVQWFKTAESFASSVGSSPADRLCVRDGWLGEPIRCYFPPRREGEEIGLQFRKNRGLEGVRADISTQVALFNPRVCKRTNPGEPQPSASVTESSRHCNRELNTGGCNRSPFSWRVGMSVDYFEAQKDSYFVWLRS, encoded by the exons CTTCTCCCTCGCCAACAAGAGCCTTCCCGTTGGTGCCGCCGctcgctgttgctgctgctgctggtggtggtcacTTCCTGTTGTCCAGTG GTTCAAGACAGCTGAAAGTTTTGCCAGCTCGGTTGGGTCATCACCAGCAGATCGCTTATGTGTTAGGGATGGTTGGCTGGGGGAGCCCATTCGATGCTATTTCCCaccaagaagggagggggaagagatagGGCTCCAGTTCCGCAAAAATAGGGGTCTGGAGGGTGTGCGTGCGGACATTTCTACACAAGTAGCCCTTTTCAATCCCCGCGTGTGCAAAAGAACGAATCCAGGTGAACCGCAGCCCTCTGCGAGTGTTACAGAATCCTCCCGACATTGCAATAGGGAATTAAATACAGGCGGGTGCAACCGATCCCCTTTCTCCTGGCGTGTTGGTATGTCTGTCGACTACTTCGAAGCACAAAAGGACAGTTATTTCGTTTGGCTGAGATCCTAA